GCATTGTATATGGAAGGACATTTTTGGTGGAGATGATCATGTGTCCACATGGTCCTTTCGGATGTCCTGAGACAGATTATAGTCCATTATTACAATGTATTCATGAGGAATGTATGTAATTCAGATGAAAATTCTTTAACAGGTTATATTCTTTTCAACTCCGGTATCTGAATTGTGATCATCTTGAGATATAAAAGCATACATAAGTTTCAGTTtataatgtgattggcaccaagctctcgtttttcttttatcaaacaATTTAAGTGAACAAATAGTATTCAGTATGGCTTCGTCTTGTAAGTACAGATTTTTTAATCTGTAAGAATCGAAAACATGTACTaagaaatttacaaaaattaatgcaTTTTGCTCAGTCGACTGAATCAGATTCCTTTATCTTGTAAGTACAGTTTGAAAGTTACAATCGAATTATTAAGTAAAAACTATCCAATAAGAAATCTTTGTAAATTCAGAGGTTGATTTACAAGAGAACTGCAGACCCTGTTTTGTCACTGCTGCTAACTCCTAAAAGTTGTATAAATGAACGTCCAGAATGTACAAATGAACTTACAGCTCCAACACTTATGCAGATATTAGTACTATTGTATATCTACTCTAGAGACTTTTTTACAGGTACAGATGAAACTCTCTTTTTTATTGGAAGGTTCCCGTGATGGACATGAATATCCTCTTACCTGTCATGGTAGTTGCGATATGAAAAGAATGGTTGATGACTTCAATTGCTgtcatatgtttttattcttcagTTGTTGCTGAATCAGATTTGTGGTCCTATTAGACACTCCGAATAATGTTTTGATAGGCgttgacaaaattaattttaaatgtaattgattttgtaaaattgattttaaagtgacatgatttatgtttgaatgttttattataaaatcaagttaggagtaaaatgtattataaaatgTAGTTgcttcaaatcaaaatcaattatgatTTCTTCACCAACGTGAAATTAAATACgtgaaaatatattcaaaatcaattcttgACTTGGAATCAATTTTTCAACgtcaaaccaaacacacactaaaatataaaaggagAAAGAATATATAAGGTGAGTTAGATAATTAAAGAAGAGAAGACCACCGTTCGATTTTTTTGTCAACAACAAACCTGATATTTTAACCATTaacattgataaataaaaaaaaaactgtatccATTGCAATTAGAGATTCTAAGGTGATACCCACATAAAGTTCTGTTTTAGTcagattatataaatataaaaatatatatgaaagcatattaaattttaaatcttaacaGTATATAtctaaaagactaaaaacatatataaaaatgaaaattttacataaaatatgttcatatatcaTGGAAGAAGAATATAGAATCTATGTTATGAGTGTAATATTTACAGCAAATGGTGATACCGATCATCTTTActtgaaataatattaatatccaAATTAGAAGAATAAATATAGAAAACAATAAAGCTAAATAAAATTCGATAATTACTATTAacaataaaactaattaatatacACATGATGTTTATCAAGATAAAATAATGGGGTCGTTTCAAATTGTGGGAAACACTATTACTTATGGTTTGGTAATTGAGCATAATTCTAATTCTTTGCAATTGGACAAAATCACAGGTAAGTGCTATGATATATATAGGTAATTCTTGTAtctcaaaaataattatcattttaaattattttatagtaataaaaaacaataaataaataaaaaagtaaaaattttataaaaaaattaactttatatcattattaattcatttatatcattattaattcatttatagatTCTATTGTCATGattaacattatatttttaaaaaattaatattacatcaaaaattaaattgacaattattttaaaacaatatcttttttatcCGATAATTATAATAGAATGACAAAAGGGATCATGCAATCAAGAGTTGTGGCATGACATTTAGCTAAGCCTAGCAAGAAATTATCAGAAGAAAATTTACTATAAGAAGCTAACAAATGAGTGTAGAGTCAGGAACTACATGATAGTATCATATAGATGGTACGTAACGATGATCTCAAACTCTAGGGAATCACCAATCTTGTTAAAGCAGGAATAAACCACATTAATTGTGTGAATCTATCTCAACGTCCACGCTATCCACATGTACCGTGCTATATAAAGAATTACAGATTGAAGACGCCACACCTCAATATGCCACTTCAACTGTGTCAGGAaattaatgtttcttttttatctaaaaaaatcaaactcaagTATAAGAAATTTACAAGAGTCACAAGATGTTTCAATACACAGAGAATAAATACAATATggtgaaaatgagaaaaagttAGATTAAAGATTACGTGTATAgccgttcaaaaaaaaatattacgtgtatatatgttatttaaataatagGTTTAAGAATGTTCGACTTAATTACTTgatatactaatttttttaaggttcaattatatctttttaaaagtttatatgacttttgaaaataataagttttaaaattaaattatgtttttttttctttactcaaAAGAATAAAAGTTGGATTGGCCTGAAAAAAATTCTTTGAATAAGTCTATAAACTTACTCTAAATATGCTCTAATAAAAGGCATATAatctcataatatttttttaattataattataataatataatatattaataaaaatatgtgcaaaaaCAGTAgacttttcctttatttttcttttctttttgcaccCAAGTTAATCTTCTTGTGAGTCAATAAGATATGACTTACTAAATTATATGACTGAATCAACAAATAACAAACTATATAGATTACCACATGAATGTGCACTAATATTACTACATtagacattttctttttttggaatcAAGTTATTTCTATAGTTGAGAGTCATAAGATTAAATCATCAACACATAAAAAGATCACTAaactaaattttatcttttcaaataaaatcttttttatatacgcaatcagaaaatgaaaactctaTCAATATGTTTAAAGAAACTAACCATCTACCAATCGGAGTTGACCTCGTTactgcatcaattagacttatAATTAACTTGAAATTATGAAAAGTTCCCGTCATGCTtataatgttttataattattttgcaATGCtttatacttaattattttaaaagtgttttaattgaattatagttatatttataataattgtttttatttaattaaattactattaaaaaatgcATACATAAACACTTAGTACTAGCCCAACAAGTAAAAGTACAACTACTAAAACaactatttcattaaaaaaaaaaactaccgtttaaaaaaaaaacaactattaAAACTATTACCCACTCAAAAGTATGTCTAGGTGTAGTATTTATATAGACGGATAGAATAGTATCCAACCCATGCATAGCTATTGCCATCCCAATTAGTTGACCGTCCACtaaatttttatacattaaatACTTAGGGTTGTTgtatactaattaataatttttggtaTACTTCCATAAATTATGTCCTTGCATTTCGGACTTCTTCGTCTTGGAACTAATTTTACATGTCCTTGCTTGAAAGTTATGCAAAAGAAAGTTATTAATTGACGAGAGGATCAATTTCTTCTCCGAATATAGCTTATGTGATGTGacgtataattttgtttttttcttaatctttccattcatcataaaaaataaagtttattcgAAAAGTAAATAGAATCTGATTACTGAATTTTTTAGGTGCATAATTAAATAcctgtttgaaatttttaagttttaacttcTTAATGCCTCccgttataaaaattaaaaatacttaatgccaactttttttttttttacttctgatAGGAGAGAAATGTGCATGAAAtagtttaatgataaaaaaagtaaataggcACCATTAttcatatcaaaataaataaaaataatagtttatatatgatattttataattaaaataattattgattcaatatgaaaatgtatgttttaacaatttttaaaatatttttttcatttttaacaattttattaaaaagtttacTCGAAAAAAGTGGCTATTTTctgaaaacaaattaataaattcaaaCTAGGACAGAgaacattaatttaaaaaaaaatgttttattttgaaaaaagttaCTACTACAACATGGGCCGGCCTAATTGATGGTAGGGGATTCGATAATAGCTTGCACAAGTTCTTATAATCTTGTTGCtatcattgtaaaaaaaaaaaagttattaacatGAGTTACAAAATGCAAATAAAAAGtgataatcaaaatatataatatgttttaaagtattcaataatattaaatctatagttattaaaaattaaaaagaagggGTGAATCATAAATGATTTTATGAACACCCAAGTTttctttttaagtatttaacatatttataaatctaaatattatatttaagatcactgttaaattaaaataatcctgAATCAGTTCATCTCATGTCGAATGATTGTAATCTGTCTAATTTATCAATAAGAtgcattaaaaaaacaagatacatataatattaagtcaataattaacttatatataattttataaataatatggaATAATTATAATCGTACATATACTTCCTTCATGTAATTTTCATTCTACTTTTTTATTCACAACttgttatatttattatctctttcaatttttttttcttctttttcctatcTTTTCCCCTCCACTCCACTCTATTTGGGTTGGATTGATACTTctacaaattacaaaatagaaaatgatgatgaGTAGGCCTTATTTTTGGGAAAAGATAGAAGAGAagagatagataaaaaataataaatataaaatgatgtaATAGGATAAAATGAGATATAAATAAGATGAATGAGAaagtaaatgtaaaataataataactcacAAAATTTCCTCAACCACACCACACTGCCACATTACATGATCTTTATATTTGACAGTCTAGTGTTCCTTATGTTCTCGGTTCTCACCCATTTCCTTACTCTTTCACTCTACTTTTCAGACAACACTCTTACCCCTCCTTGTATGATGGAGAAGATCCAGCACAGTGAGGTGGAAGTAAAGGGACTGAAGCTGCACGTGGCAGAGATTGGAAGTGGTCATTTTCTGAGTGCATATTGGAACACACTTCAAAACAGTTAGTTAATactcatttgcatcaaattcaGGTTAATGATCCTTTTGTTTGTGCAGGCTCCAAGGCAGTGGTGTTCTTGCATGGATTCCCAGAGATCTGGTACACATGGAGGCACCAAATGATTGCTGTGGCAAATGCTGGTTATAGGGCAATTGCCTTTGATTTCAGAGGCTATGGACTCTCTGAGCAACCAGCAGAGCCTGAAAAGGAAACCATGTTTGATCTGGTTCATGAAATAGTGGGTCTTTTGGATGCTTTAAGCATCAGCAAGGTAAGAAGAAGCTAGATATGCAACAGTGCATGTCTCATGATGAAtttgtcaaattttataattatatatatgtggatcagttctagaaATTTTAGTTAGATGTTACAGTACACGTGCCTCTAATGTACCTCCATCATGCATGTAACTTAAattgaagaaatattttaaagataatccAATTCTTATGCAAGTATGAATAGGGCTGGGTAGTATAATTTCTATACCTGCACATTTACttgcaaattttataaataaacttgTACTCAGACCAAGATTCATTTAATAAGGAAATACCTTAACAACTAAGTTTGAGTCTAATAGAAATATTCATCCTTCCTAATTGCATATGCAATTTTGCTTGTTTATATCAGGCTTTCCTTGTTGGCAAGGATTTTGGTGCCATCCCAGGACATCTTACTACTGCAGTACACCCAGAAAGAGTAGCTGGTATCATAACTTTAGGCATTCCTTTCATGCTCCCGGGTCCCTCTGCAGTGGAGAGCCACCTTCTGCTCCCCAAAGGGTTTTATATTACTAGGTGGCGGGTACAAATTCCATCTTGCactatagattttatttttcactggAATGTTTTAGTAGTAGTTATTGACTAGTAAAGCATCGATTTCATCCTTAAATTATTACCTTCTTTCCTAAATGAtccttaaagtaaaaaatacaaCTTAAGTAGTCTCGTAAGTATAGAAAATTATGCTAAGTAGTTCTCCAAATATTGAAACCTCCCTCAAATTAGTCCTTAAACTTTACTAAACTAAACCAACTTAAGGACTAAAATGATGAATATTCAGTACTTCAGGAATTACTTAAATGGTTTTATAGCTTTCGGGACTACTTAGGAAAAAGGATAATACTTTGAGGACTAAATTGATGATTTATTCAATTATTGACTGATTTCAATTTTCAGGAGCCTGGGAGGGCAGAAGCAGATTTTGGCCGCTTTCCTGTGAAATCAGTGATAAGGAACATCTACATTCTCTTCTCTAGAAGTGAGGTTCCAATAGCAGCTGATGATCAAGAAATCATGGACTTGTTTGACCCATCTACTGCCCTACCTCCATGGTTCTCTGAGGAAGACCTTGCAACATATGCATCATTATATGAAAAATCTGGATTCAAATATGCATTGCAGGTTCCTTACAggtaaatagaaaaaattctCACTTCCCCCCTTTTAAATTGAAATGCTACtccaaatgtttttattttccctcAACTTAGGTTATTTCTAGACTATAATATCAATTTATCCTTCCAGTTAGTTTTATTCCTAAATCCTAATATCACAAAATGGTAAATTTAGTGTCTGATCTATATTCCTAAATCCCTAAAGTTAACATCATCGGTCGGTATGGTCCATAATTTGGTACCTACCATAATGTTAGGTacctcataaaaaatattaggtaccaaattaacttatacacattagaattttgaaaaaaattggttgatAATAGACTGATAGTTAAAATCAAGGATTAGTTGCTTTCGActaaattaacttattattgTCAAAGATTAAATTTGCTTTTTCAAATTGTCAAAGACAAATTTGAAGGATGGAGATTGATGTTTGTGAAAGCTGGCATTTTCCCAactctttaaaataaaacaaaatgttaTAAATAGTCTTGAGGGTACAGATTTCTCCAACATTACATTTGAAATGTTTATGATGCATGCAGGAGTATTAATGTGGATGCTGGCTTAAGTGATGTAAAAGTTACTATTCCATCACTTCTGATCATGGGTGAGAAAGATTATGTGTTCAAGTTTCCAGGCATGGAGGACTATATTCGAAGTGGGGCAGTGAAAAATTTTGTGCCGGACTTGGAAATCGTGTATATTCCAGAAGGAAGCCATTTTGTGCATGAACAAATGCCAGAGAAGGTGAACCAGTTCATCATTGAGTTCCttgacaaacaaaatatatgaacGTTTGCTTTCAGGCTAAAGGTTTGGTGTAATAAAGTTTGATTCacgttatttttctttataacccTTACAGCTTGTATTATGTCAAATTATTTGACATGGAGAGATGAGAGAGTATGTATATTTGATAATTGGCGTAAGCAAATCTAAATGATGTGGAAAATTCAGGACTCTTTCGATGCTGCTTAATCTGCCCAAGTTGTAATGTCTGGTTCTAAAACTTTAAGCTTATTAATGGAATAATAGAAAGATTTGTAAGGGTATAACATTACTCATTTTGCATATACAATACAAAATTCACATTTTATTGTCAACAAAAAATTGACAGTAAAACACAAAATGGATGATAAATAGACATTATCATAGGCTTTGCATCTACCTTAGCTCCAACGCTACAAATCCGGAAGTTGTGTACATGTTTCTAGCCAACACTACCGAATGTTGGCCAAAACATGAATGCTAActtgaaagtaaaaaataaaaaaaaaaacaggttgAGTCTACTTTTTTATCGGCCATATTAGTGTCATCAATTACATGGCTATTACTaatggttatttttttttttaacaggaaagatatgtatatataaattaactttCTAGAAGGCCTATCAACCACACAAGGTGTACAGAGATGTCTATACAAAATATGGGACCAGCAAAAAATGAGGCTTTTGTTAATTGGGGATAATCTTTTTTGGAAATTATCAAATGGAGgtgcattttgaaaaattatccgAAGGGTAAGTTGCACATGGTGTCTACGACTTTGTGATCATAGATGGATTTTAGACTTgaagttttgatttttattttttcaaacagAAGTTGTAAGTCTTGTTGCGacttattaattctttttttaattgttcaTGTTAGAAGTCATAAAACATGAATCGACTTCATGATTGTCTTAAATAagaattaatttgttttctagttgcaaagaaattttgattttatcactactacaaaaagcagtCTTAACATCggcttattaacatcggtttgtccaaaatcgatgttaagttaaacgcggtagcatatttgtaaataaagtatccttcttaataccagtttttccaaaaaaccgatgttaatgcataatggttaacatcggtttttcaaaaaccgatgttaatgcatacacgttaacatcggtttttcaaaaatcgatgttaacatcattagttaacatcagtttttgaaaaaccgatgttaacgtgtatgcattaacatcggttttttgaaaaaccgatgttaatataaacttttttgtaattatttatatatttttaaaaaatcatatattgcgttattaattatattttaattaaaaaataaaaaaattaataaacaataataaattcaaaaggtaaacatttaaaaattaaactaaatt
Above is a window of Glycine soja cultivar W05 chromosome 12, ASM419377v2, whole genome shotgun sequence DNA encoding:
- the LOC114379319 gene encoding uncharacterized protein LOC114379319 yields the protein MIFIFDSLVFLMFSVLTHFLTLSLYFSDNTLTPPCMMEKIQHSEVEVKGLKLHVAEIGSGSKAVVFLHGFPEIWYTWRHQMIAVANAGYRAIAFDFRGYGLSEQPAEPEKETMFDLVHEIVGLLDALSISKAFLVGKDFGAIPGHLTTAVHPERVAGIITLGIPFMLPGPSAVESHLLLPKGFYITRWREPGRAEADFGRFPVKSVIRNIYILFSRSEVPIAADDQEIMDLFDPSTALPPWFSEEDLATYASLYEKSGFKYALQVPYRSINVDAGLSDVKVTIPSLLIMGEKDYVFKFPGMEDYIRSGAVKNFVPDLEIVYIPEGSHFVHEQMPEKVNQFIIEFLDKQNI